A region of the Anolis carolinensis isolate JA03-04 chromosome 1, rAnoCar3.1.pri, whole genome shotgun sequence genome:
TGTGcattggcagggctcagactacatcgccctcttctccacattcacatgttgtgaacttcactttgtggccccatatCTTAAGGTTGGGtctgcatctcgtggtcccagagcgcagtctgttcagtgccttccaagtcactcagtcttctgtgtgcccagaagggagtctcttattcagtatcagccatggcttgagattccgggttttagcctgccacttttggactctcgcttgctgaggtgttcctgtgagtatctctgtagatcttagaaaattatttcaTGATTTAacgcattggcatgctggctgatatccaaacaggggatggtccagagatgtcactgccttggtcctttcattattggctgctacttttgagccccaacccttttgagttttagaaaagccctgaaaacatggctatgtgcccaggctttcgatgattaaatgataaagacgacccggactgatttatggctacagcacaaggattttggatgaatggatttttagccaaatgttttatatttttatattgttttaattgttataattggattttcattgctatgttttaattatgtgtgggcatcaaattgtgccaattctgtatgctgccctgagtcccttcgggtgagaagggtgggatataaatgttggaaataataataataatacttcccgatggatgtcaggtggtgcaatgtcagctaaacagtataatatctccagtggtgtggggcatagacatcctgtgataatgcggcatgtctcattaagagccacatccactgatttaatgtggtgagatatgTTCTGCACTGATACACTGACTTCATGACATCTGAGGACATTTTGCTTGTTAAGGACctagaccagtgcttctcaactggtgggtcccaagatgttctgatctacaactcccagaaatcccagccagtttaccagcagttaggatttctgggagttgaaggccaaaacattttgggaccccaggttgagaaaccataagaacagacaagcatcttgggctctgaggattacctgggaaggcatctcactggagcagtggttctcaacctgtgggtccccggatgttttgtccttcaactcccataagtcctaacagttggtaaactggctgggatttctgggagttgtagaccgagggcctcaggttgagaaccagtgccttaaggtgaaaagcacacgtctgtgttttagatgggttattaatcagctggtttcccctgtaatcgtaagttaaagtggtgtcaaactgcattccttcaacAGGTGCTCCCTAGAACTTCCTCAACTCCCTTGGATTTTCCTCTCCTGGAAACGGCATCAACAGAAGCCTAGATACGTGGAACCCAACTGTGACTCGGAACCAAGGCAGTCTGCGCATGCCCGGGGAAGCACGCGCAGCCCTGCCCAAGAAGACCGTCCAGGTGGTTGCAATGAAAGCTCTGGATGGGAAGCAGCCGGTAAAGAAGGCGCTGCCACCGCCGCGTTCTCTTCGGAGgtgcctcctccctccccctcttccGGAGAGAATGGTTTCGCCCTCGGGAAAGCCGGCCTGGCTGCTCCGAACCCGAAGGCGAGGGTGAGAGCTTCCACATGgaactggggggaggggggcttcctTGGCGGCGATTGGCCGAAGGGGGAAGAGCCTCGCGTCGGGATTGGCTGCTCGCAGCGGAGGGGGAACGAGGCCGGGGCTGCGTTCGGCGCGGCCGCCAGTGAGTCGAGCGGCGGCGTCGAGAGCGGAGGTGGGCGCTGGTTTGTCCGCTCGAGAGCCCATGGCGTgtggctgaggaggaggaggaggagcagcccgGCGCGAAAGAGGAGCAGCAGCCGCCTCctctgctgccgccgccgccgcgatGGGGACGGTGCTGTCGCTTTCCCCCAGCGCCCCTGGGAAGGGCGGCGGTGGTAGCGGCGGGGTCTTGCCGGAGAAGGCGGCCCCGTCGCGGTCGCACGGCAAAGGCGAGAGCCGCCTCAAGCGGCCCGGGGTGCTCATCTCGGCCCTGACGTGGAAGCGGCTGGTGGCGGCCTcggcgaagaagaagaagagcgcCAAGAAGGTGACGCCCAAGCCGGGCTGCGGGGACCCGCTGGTGCAGCAGCGCAACCGCGAGAACGCGCGCCAGGCGGAGGGGGCCAAGCCGGGCCCGTTGGCCGTGCCCGTGCCCACCGTCCCGGGACCCGAGGCAGGCGGcaaggccccgccccccgccccgccGCCGCCCCCGCCCCTCCCGTTGCCCGGCAACCGCGCCGCCCCGCCCCCCTCGCCCTCCCCGCGTCGGGTGGTGGTCCAGGCCTCGACGGGGGAGctgctccgctgcctgggcgaCTTCGTCTGCCGGCGCTGCTACCGCCTCAAGGAGCTGAGCCCCGGGGAGCCCGTGGGCTGGTTCCGCAGCGTGGACCGCTCGCTCCTGCTCCAGGGCTGGCAGGACCAGGGCTTCATCACGCCCGCCAACCTGGTCTTCGTGTACCTGCTCTGCCGGGAGTCGCTGCAGGGCGACCAGATCGGCAGCCCCGCCGAGCTGCAGGCCGCCTTCCTCACCTGCCTCTACCTGGCCTACTCCTACATGGGCAACGAGATCTCCTACCCGCTCAAGCCCTTCCTGGTCGAGGGCGACAAGGAGCGCTTCTGGGACCGCTGCCTGGCCATCATCCAGGGCCTCAGCGCCAAGATGCTGCGCATCAACGCCGACCCACACTTCTTCACCCAGGTCTTCCAGGACCTCAAGAATGAGGGGGAGGCAGGACACGCCAAGGACAGCTCCTCCTCGGGCCCCAAGCACTGGACTATCAGCCTGGACCGCTAGGCAGGGCCTCTGCCTCCGGGTCCACCAAGAATTGGCCTCTAGGCCTGGACCGCCAAGCTCAAGGTCCACCAAGCATTGGACTACAAGCCTGGACGGCTAAGGAGAGGCCCCCAAGCTCCGGGGCCACCAAGTGCTCAACTACAAGCGTGGACCTCTAAGGAGCCCCTTGAGGCCCTCTCTGCATTCCCCCCAAACCTCACCGCCAAAGGCCACCCTTCCCATATGCTTTGTGCTTCTCCTGGCTTTTCTCAGCCCTGAGGGACCGGAGGAGGGGGGTCACAATTAGGACTTGTCCTTTAGTCCTGCCACAAAACAGGTGGGGGTTTCTTCCCCCAAAATGAGTCCTCCGTGGGTTGTCTTGCAAAGGGAAGCGAGGCTTGATCCagaccccctttctctctctctgcactCCATTCCCCAAGTCACTTGATTTCTGCTGGAGGGACTGGAGGAGAGGGTCACAATTAGGACAGGTCCTGTAGTCCTGCCACAACACAGGTGGGGGTTTCTTCCCCCAAAGCGAGCCTCCCGTGGGTTGCCTTGTACAGGGGAGCGAGGCTTGATCCagaccccctttctctctctgcacACTCCATTCCCCAAGCCACTCCCCAAATTACATCAAGCCTTTCTCACAACTGCGGCATCTGAATAGTTTGGGGTGGAGGGGAGCAGAGGAGAAAGTCTGGCTCGTGGGGTGCTGTATCCCTTTGGCTGTGGGCAGGAGCGGTCCTTCCTCTTCCTTGGCCGGCCTTGTCTCTTGAGTGGGGCACTGGCAGAGGAGACCCCGTGATTGTAGATGTGACCTAAAAGACAGGGAGGGGTGGCTTATTTCCCCATTTTTCCTCCCAATGCAGAGATTCCCGAAACTGTCCTCGGGGCCCAACCTGAGGCATAATTTATTGACAAGGTTCTTCCTTGTTCAGGAGAACGCCGTTTGCTGTGACCTTGCCTGTCGAAAACCCTGCTGGTGAATCCCTCTCTGTGGCTCACAGAACAGCCGGGGCATTTCAGTCTTGCAATTTCTtccttgcctccctccctccctttctctttctctctctttccccagcCTCCCTTATGAAGCAACAATTCCTGCATGTATTTGTCCTTCCTGCTGTTGGTGGCTCTGCCATAGTGGTTGTTCTGCAAAGTGGATGATGGTCATAGACAAATGTCTCCATCACTGCAAACCCAATGCCTCTTTCATGATTTCTTTCCTTGTTTGACTCGGCACTTGGGGCAGGGAAGGCAGGTGGgttggggggggagggagggggtttGAAAGAAGTGTGTCTGTCGTCCACGCTTCGATGAAGTGCTGCGGGGAAAGCTGTGTTGCTGCTATTCTTCCATGTCCCTTCTCTGACCTGTTCTTTCCTCCTctcatctccctccctcccatctgAAGCAGAGGCTTGGAGCTATCCGTGGTGCTAGCCTCTTCCACTGACTTACATTTGCACATTCTCAAAGCTTAAGgggtgaaaaaaaaaacccaagccgTCTCATGGTGTTTGAATGTAAAATAGAACAATGTCTGACTTAACAGGATGTTTGTGCCAATGTTGCTCAAATGTACAATaacatattgttttatattgtatatttaaaaagagataaaaaataaTGAGTCGAAGTGGACCTTTGGAATCCTCTGATCATTTCAGAACTACAGGGTGGGGGTGCGGAAGATTGcattgggaaggaaggaaggaaggaaggcaggcaattCACATTGGGGGTTTACGGTCAAGCATGGATGATGCATTAGTCCTTGGCTGATGATTTCCTAAATGGTTGTCTTGGCAGGAGATCTCAGACTTGCTAATGGGATTTGATATCGAACTGCGAGCCATCTTCTTCCAGAGCCTTTTAAAATGAGGACATATTCTGTGCCATCTTGAGATTTGGCCCTACTAAATCTCAGACTAAACGATCTATTTTTAATGTAATGTAAATGTGTGTCTGTACATTTGCATGTTGTAAATTAACATTTTTACAAATTTATAAAAGGATACATGTGCTCATCGGCTGCTTTGTTGCTGCCAAAGAGATAAAGAATTGCAAATGAAACACTCTGGCAGAGACGctttaaagagagaaaaaaacagaatggGAACATTTGattctgaacattttttttcagagCTCTAGTGCTGGATGTCTTTAGGTGAGCAGACGCATGCCACTGGGGTTGCCAATCAAAGGGCAGCTAGCAAAATAAATCAGACTTgagacccccccctccccccccgtgTGCATATATTAAGAGCACGTTGTTGGCTTCATTGTGCTCTTTTTTCCAGACAGGAAGACTGTTCACAGACTGACATTCTTAATGCTCAATCCTCTGAAGAATGCTGATGGGCAGCCATCTCTGCTGTGCCTTGTAATCTAATTACATTACCTCCCAATTGCAGACATAGGATTTTGAAAGCAATCTTGCTCTTTGCATCTCTTTCTCCACCTTTCATATTAAATGTAATTTTCTTAACCTCACAACCACCAGTCTCATGATGCTGTGATAAAATCTCATTGCAGTATCTTGAATGTTACTTTTTCCTATTAAGAAAGAGGATAAAATTAACCGTGTGAACTGTCCATGGTTCTGGGTTATGTTCACTACTAGGTCTGTCGCTCCCTATTATTGACAAGTTTTTATGTCTAGACTGAATATTTGGTAGTTCATTAAAAGAATCAAAGAAACCTTATAGAAGAACTTTAGATAACCAGTCCCTGTGACACATGTCAGGAAATGGATGATCAGCCCAaactttggaaggaaaaaaacccTCTGTTTATGCAGCATTAGGGTGACACAAAAGAAGGTTGCTGACCACATGCTTAGGATATACAATTTACAGTATGAAAAGTTGTGTGTTATCATTGCAGTGGCAAGCTGGGAATATGAAGTCCTATATATAAATTTGGCCTGTGCTTTAGCCATGTCTATTGAATGGACAGATAGACTGATCTCAAATGTGGAGTAATTTAGAGAGGAGTGCTGGCTAGTCTGGATGAAATTAAAGTGTTGAGAAGTCCTGCTTTAAACACATATCTAGATACACTCAGGCAATCTATTTTTCTAGGCTTCTGGACTCTGTGTGTGAAGAATTCACAATGGAAGGCTGCAGTGTAGCCTGTTGATAGAAAAGGATAGCTTGGGGTTATCCACCAAAGCTGTAATATTATGCCTTCTGTGTCTTTCAAAGTGCAATATTCCTCATGTTTTCTCATCCTGAGGGACATCtagagtttgattttttttttttgttataggATGACACAAATGTTTACTGAATAGATGAGAAAGGCAATGGGGCATCAGAAGCATTTTCTGACTTTCTGCAGTTACTATGACTGCCTCAAACTGAACTATGTCTTTATGAACTCAGTCATTACACATGTTTACTGGTCATATCAGCAACTAGTTTATAGCAGGGATACCTATATTGGTTCACCTCTGTGGTTCTTTGTATTTCAGTATATCTCCCATCTTCAGAGTAAATTCCAGGCTATGATTTGtgttaaaagtttaaaagttcAAGAAAAAGGTGGGCCCAGAGCAATGCTGAGAAAGTCAAAATTCAGGCCTTGCAACCCTGTTGTCAAGAGTACCTGTAACTTCTTTCAGTTTCAAAAGCATTTATGCTGGTTCTTATGCTATAAATTCTTTCTGTTCATTTCCATTGTAAACATTACTATTGTGAACTGATCACTTTTTGGGTTGTGCCTAAATATTAGTGGAAATGGATTGAATACTGGCATTTGAAATTGTATTTTGACACTTGATATGGCTTCTGGATCATGGACAGTAATGATTTAAAAACTTTCCAAACAATTGTAAGTTGCGAAAACTTATTTTTCAACAGAAACTCCTACAataccagcatggccaatgggatTTCTAGGAGATTTTCCAAAAAGGAACATTCTCATTTCTGTGGCACTTTGCTTTTAATCTTTCACAAGCGCCAAGTGAAAAATGTCCTCTTCAGCCTTGACATGGCCAGGACCCCTTAACTTGGAACTAATTTTGTAAAATCCATTAAATAttaaaagggaaagagaaaggttttcccctgacattaagtctagttgagtccaacttgggggattggtgctcatctccatttctaagctgaagagctggcattgtccatagacacctccaaagtcatgtggctggaatgactgcatggagcacctttaccttcctgccggagcagtacctattgatctactcacatttgcatgcttttgaactgctaggttggcagaagctggggctaacagcgggagcccacccccgctccccagatttgaaacactgaccttttggtcatcaaattcaacagctcagtggtttaatctgctgcaccactgggggatcCTCCATTAAATATTAGCTACATGGTAATTGGTGGAAATACATTTAGAAGTTAAAGTGATACTTTTGCTATTAGATGATGaaagtatttaaaataataataataataataataataataataataataataataataataataattttatttcttacccacctcttctcgtggctcgaggtgggttagagaataattaaaacacaaaaatattgtaaaaaaatacCACAAAATACATGGGCCTAGTAATGATGGGAAGAGCCAgcttggtgtagtagtttgagtgttgtttTATTACTaaaaaccagagttcaaatccaccACAAGCAATGGAAACTACTGGATAATGCTGGGTAAGTCATACTTTTAGTCCCAGAAAACCTCGTgctaggttcaccttaggatcaccataagtcagaaataacttgaaggcatacaacaacaaagtaaCAAGGGAGTTGGCATCTCTACGTGTTCATCCATGTCCTGCCCCTGATGAATTTGCTGCTCAGCATTTTTACAGAGTTATACTGAACTATAATATCCTCTTGCTTTGGCTATTATATACTTGCTTGTCAATGGAGAGATGTATAAACTAAAATAGCCAGAAGGAGTGCCACCACATCATTAGCTGCTTCTATACTGGAGGCTGCCTCAAGAGAGATCTTCCATACAAGACTGCAATTGGTGCTTGGTTCTATATATGAaagaagtatttaaaaaaaaaaaaagctgaatcACTTAAATCACTTGCATTTTAGGACTGCAAAACATTCTGGCTGTAGCAAGAGGTGTAAAGTGTGGGTCAGGAGCTGCTTGAATCAGTATGCAGCTGCCTCATTTGATGAACCACACAACTACTTGTGCCCCCCTTCTCTGTGCCTTCCATTCAGGTCCTCAACTGTCCATCTTGGCTAACTACAGATATGTGGGGACCAAAGTagcaaaggaaaaggagatgCGGAACCCATAGAGTTATAGGTATCATGTCCAACCGAGAACCTAGCAGACTTAACCAGGCAAAACACATTCACAGAAAACATTTGAACCTGTGTGAAGGATGCAAATTTGGCAGATGGTCAGAGGGACCCTTGAAATTGAATTCTTTTATTCAAATTCAATTAATTAAGAATACTTGATGATACAAAGCTCTCTATGCTTAAAGCCTCTTCCAGAGTCAGTAACTGATCCATTGATGTCTAAAAATTAGCTTATTTAAACATTCATGGGCTATGAAGTCATTGTTGGGCAGTTATGAAAGTGTTGTGCTCAAGAATTGGTTGGGATCCAAGAGTCCAAAAAGCACATGGCTTCAGTCAAACTGTACTGCCAATACCCACTGCAGTCCATTTCGAAAAGCaagccttcctttctcctttggcCAGTCCTTTCCTTCAGGCCATCCCACATTGCTTTTCCTGTAAGATTTATCCAGACCACAGAGTAGCCCGATGAGTTGGATGTTCTTTCCATCAATGAAATAATTGTGCAGCATAAGTGTAAGCAAGATCCAGCTGTCTAAATGTGTTTGACTGCAGCTCTCTTCAACTTCAACCAGAATAACCAATGGTTGGAAATACTGGATGTGGTAACCCAACCATATCTGGAGGCTGCCTTTTGTTCATCCCTACctgaacaaatatttccaaaacAATGGGTTCCGTGCTGGCTCATCTGGCTGGCATGGTTCCAAAAGTGGAATCTCGCCTGTTGACTGCTTGAATAGCATAACAAGATGatcatctgttgagagtgctttgattgtgtattcctgcagggcagagggttggactggatgacccctacggcttcttccaacactatgagtCCAACTATGGGTGGAATAATATCTTTATGTTCATGGGCCACAAAAGAACAATTTTCAGAGATGAAATATCAGCTTTGTCCTGGTGCTGCTATTTTTGACATGACAAAAACCTGTGTGATGGATCTCTAGTGTCCCCAGTGACTAACTTCTAACTCAAGAAAAAGTAGGCTCTTGTAGATGATGTAATTTTGCCTGTTCCTCAACCAGGCAAAGGATCTCCAGTTCACAAGCAGCAACACCAAATGGAAAGTTCTTGGAAGCTGTCCTTCAGCATTAAGCACCCAGCCCGATGATGAAAGAAACATATATATGGCATATAGTCCAAGGTATTCTGGAACATGCTGCAGTCTATTTAATGATGCATTTGCATATCTATCTTttagttaaaatatttaaaaaattgaaactgAAATTTAACTCTAAAATATTTCTGTTAGGCTAACACATGAAATAAATTTAAATGGTGAAACCCCAAGAGGTCTTAGGGAATCTGAGCTCACCAATTAAAATAACTAAGTAGGTCAGGCTCTTTCTGCTTTAGCTCACCACACTCATTTTTAGTAGCATCAAATGTTCCTAATTTCTCACTTTAAACCTGAGAATCTATAAAGATTTCTAGCCTTTAAGGCAGGAGTGGAAATCATGCAGTCTTTTAGTTTGCTGCAGTGCAACATTCAGCACTACTagctaatggtgaggaatgctgggtgtTATAATCCAACCAAATAGGAgcccgcagtggcacaatgggttaaacccttgtgccagcatgactgctgacccaaaggccagtggtttgaatctggggagtggggtgagattccatctgtcagctccagcttcccatgagagaagcctcccacaggatggtaaaacagccagtagtcccctgagcaatgtccttgcagatgaccaattctctcacaccaaaagcgactagcagtttctcaagtcgttcctgacatgaaaaaaaatccaaccaGATCTGGAGGGTTGTGTGACTTCCACTTCATTCTGAACCATTCATTTTGTACCTACCCTCTCATTTCCTACAGATTCCTCATAATCATATTTTTGAACTCATATTGTACATCTGGATACCAACTCCAAGACAGCCTTTGCCATTCAAGGCAAAGCAATGGATGTTTTGATTAAGTAATAATGGTTTTGTGTTTTCATGTTAATGACTTTGTTGTTTCTGCTGAGGTCTTTGTCATAAGTTGATTGAAGTGGGACAAAAAGCATTGGGGTGGAACCAGGCAGCAGACAAGACAAAGAGATAATCTAGGAGCCAAGTCACAGAATTATAGCACGATCATTCAATTTCAGCAGCAatgattccatcctatggaatattgggatttCTAGTTTAAGGAAGGTTGCTTAGAATTTTCATCCTGAGAACTGAGTCTGAGTCT
Encoded here:
- the cdk5r2 gene encoding cyclin-dependent kinase 5 activator 2 produces the protein MGTVLSLSPSAPGKGGGGSGGVLPEKAAPSRSHGKGESRLKRPGVLISALTWKRLVAASAKKKKSAKKVTPKPGCGDPLVQQRNRENARQAEGAKPGPLAVPVPTVPGPEAGGKAPPPAPPPPPPLPLPGNRAAPPPSPSPRRVVVQASTGELLRCLGDFVCRRCYRLKELSPGEPVGWFRSVDRSLLLQGWQDQGFITPANLVFVYLLCRESLQGDQIGSPAELQAAFLTCLYLAYSYMGNEISYPLKPFLVEGDKERFWDRCLAIIQGLSAKMLRINADPHFFTQVFQDLKNEGEAGHAKDSSSSGPKHWTISLDR